A portion of the Bubalus kerabau isolate K-KA32 ecotype Philippines breed swamp buffalo chromosome 1, PCC_UOA_SB_1v2, whole genome shotgun sequence genome contains these proteins:
- the SPMAP2 gene encoding sperm microtubule associated protein 2 isoform X2 — MRPERKKRRRLFELAKPKTNWQVLKDRPSVYWTERFLEDTTLTITVPEVSRRVEELARPKRFYSEYYNNNRTTSIWPIPRSTLEYRASNRLRELATPKVRNNIWSISMSEVSQVSRAARMAIPSSRIIRLAKPKAPATLLEEWDPMPKPKPHVSDYNRLLHLAMPKVQSDKCVPDRDPRWEVLEVTKKAVASPRILSLAKPRVRKDLNEGYNPSHVSPAALVAQASPRLYELATPKTITKKA, encoded by the exons ATGAggccagagagaaagaagaggaggcgGCTCTTTGAGCTGGCGAAGCCCAAGACCAACTGGCAAGTCTTGAAAGACAG GCCATCCGTGTACTGGACAGAGAGATTTCTCGAGGACACCACCCTCACCATCACAGTACCTG AGGTGTCCCGCCGGGTGGAGGAGCTGGCCAGACCCAAGAGGTTCTACTCGGAGTATTACAACAACAACAG GACCACTTCTATCTGGCCCATTCCGCGGTCCACCTTGGAGTATCGAGCGTCCAATCGCCTACGGGAACTGGCCACCCCTAAGGTCCGAAACAACATCTGGAGCATAAGCATGTCCGAG GTGTCCCAAGTGTCCAGGGCAGCCCGGATGGCCATTCCCAGTTCAAGGATCATCCGACTGGCAAAGCCCAAGGCTCCAGCCACCCTGCTGGAAGAGTGGGATCCCATGCCAAAACCCAAGCCACATGTGTCAGACTATAACCGCCTTCTTCACCTGGCCA TGCCCAAGGTCCAGTCGGACAAGTGTGTTCCTGACCGTGACCCACGCTGGGAGGTGCTGGAGGTCACCAAGAAGGCAGTGGCTAGTCCCCGCATCCTGTCTCTGGCAAAACCCCGAGTGCGGAAGGACCTGAATGAGGGCTACAACCCCTCCCACGTGTCCCCTGCCGCCCTGGTGGCGCAGGCGTCCCCTCGCCTGTACGAGCTCGCTACCcccaagaccatcaccaagaaagcATGA
- the SPMAP2 gene encoding sperm microtubule associated protein 2 isoform X1, translated as MRPERKKRRRLFELAKPKTNWQVLKDRTGCCCRGHAWVSPRMRSLQFCIYWPSVYWTERFLEDTTLTITVPEVSRRVEELARPKRFYSEYYNNNRTTSIWPIPRSTLEYRASNRLRELATPKVRNNIWSISMSEVSQVSRAARMAIPSSRIIRLAKPKAPATLLEEWDPMPKPKPHVSDYNRLLHLAMPKVQSDKCVPDRDPRWEVLEVTKKAVASPRILSLAKPRVRKDLNEGYNPSHVSPAALVAQASPRLYELATPKTITKKA; from the exons ATGAggccagagagaaagaagaggaggcgGCTCTTTGAGCTGGCGAAGCCCAAGACCAACTGGCAAGTCTTGAAAGACAG GACGGGGTGCTGCTGCAGGGGCCATGCCTGGGTGTCCCCGCGCATGCGGAGCCTGCAGTTCTGTATCTACTG GCCATCCGTGTACTGGACAGAGAGATTTCTCGAGGACACCACCCTCACCATCACAGTACCTG AGGTGTCCCGCCGGGTGGAGGAGCTGGCCAGACCCAAGAGGTTCTACTCGGAGTATTACAACAACAACAG GACCACTTCTATCTGGCCCATTCCGCGGTCCACCTTGGAGTATCGAGCGTCCAATCGCCTACGGGAACTGGCCACCCCTAAGGTCCGAAACAACATCTGGAGCATAAGCATGTCCGAG GTGTCCCAAGTGTCCAGGGCAGCCCGGATGGCCATTCCCAGTTCAAGGATCATCCGACTGGCAAAGCCCAAGGCTCCAGCCACCCTGCTGGAAGAGTGGGATCCCATGCCAAAACCCAAGCCACATGTGTCAGACTATAACCGCCTTCTTCACCTGGCCA TGCCCAAGGTCCAGTCGGACAAGTGTGTTCCTGACCGTGACCCACGCTGGGAGGTGCTGGAGGTCACCAAGAAGGCAGTGGCTAGTCCCCGCATCCTGTCTCTGGCAAAACCCCGAGTGCGGAAGGACCTGAATGAGGGCTACAACCCCTCCCACGTGTCCCCTGCCGCCCTGGTGGCGCAGGCGTCCCCTCGCCTGTACGAGCTCGCTACCcccaagaccatcaccaagaaagcATGA
- the C2CD4C gene encoding C2 calcium-dependent domain-containing protein 4C has protein sequence MKKTNMWFLERFRGSGENGAAGGEGGDKAAKGPLYSNVLTPDKIPDFFIPPKLPAGPAEPEAQAELGPSTSEQNLASAAPRRAPRSPRLPAKLAAESKSLLKAATRHVIQIESAEDWPAEETATNADPQAQGAMSLPSVPKAQTSYGFATLAESPHTRRKESLFHSEHGALAQVGSPGTRRRRGGVKANGGDGGPREAGGTLMSPGRCVSGGESDTGSSAESSPFGSPLLSRSVSLLKGFAQDSQAKVSQLKHSVGRHGSLSADDSTPDTSPGARRRLHRRATPEPGPESGPASRAEHAVRMGPRGSVRLLAEYEAAQARLRVRLLAAEGLYDRLCDARSINCCVGLCLVPGKLQKQRSTIVKNSRHPVFNEDFFFDGLGPASVRKLALRIKVVNKGSSLKRDTLLGEKELPLTSLLPFL, from the coding sequence ATGAAGAAAACCAACATGTGGTTCTTGGAGAGGTTTCGGGGATCGGGGGAGAATGGAGCTGCGGGGGGTGAGGGCGGGGACAAGGCCGCCAAGGGGCCCCTGTACAGCAACGTGCTCACGCCGGACAAGATCCCGGACTTCTTCATACCCCCCAAGCTGCCCGCCGGCCCCGCCGAGCCCGAAGCGCAGGCCGAGCTGGGGCCCTCGACCTCGGAGCAGAACCTGGCCTCCGCCGCGCCCCGCCGCGCCCCCCGGAGCCCCCGGCTGCCCGCCAAGCTGGCCGCCGAGAGCAAGAGCCTACTGAAGGCGGCCACCCGGCACGTGATCCAGATCGAGAGTGCGGAGGACTGGCCGGCCGAGGAGACTGCCACCAACGCCGACCCCCAGGCCCAGGGGGCGATGTCGCTGCCTTCGGTGCCCAAGGCCCAGACGTCCTACGGCTTTGCCACGCTCGCCGAGAGCCCTCACACGCGGCGCAAGGAGTCCCTGTTCCATAGCGAGCACGGGGCTCTGGCCCAGGTGGGCTCCCCAGGCACCCGGCGCCGTCGGGGGGGTGTCAAGGCCAACGGGGGGGACGGGGGGCCCAGGGAGGCCGGCGGCACCCTCATGAGTCCCGGCCGCTGCGTCAGCGGCGGGGAGAGCGACACGGGGTCCTCGGCCGAGTCCTCACCCTTCGGCTCCCCCCTGCTCTCGCGCTCCGTGTCGCTGCTCAAAGGCTTCGCCCAGGACAGCCAGGCCAAGGTGAGCCAGCTCAAGCACTCTGTGGGCCGCCATGGCTCCCTGTCGGCTGACGACAGCACGCCGGACACCAGCCCCGGGGCCCGGCGCCGCCTGCACCGCAGGGCCACCCCGGAGCCCGGCCCGGAGTCTGGTCCGGCGTCCCGCGCGGAGCACGCCGTGCGCATGGGCCCGCGGGGCAGCGTGCGCCTCCTGGCCGAGTACGAGGCGGCCCAGGCCCGCCTGCGCGTGCGCCTGCTGGCGGCCGAGGGCCTATATGACCGGCTGTGCGACGCCCGCAGCATCAACTGCTGTGTGGGCCTGTGCCTCGTGCCGGGCAAGCTGCAGAAGCAGCGCAGCACCATCGTCAAGAACAGCCGCCACCCAGTGTTCAACGAGGACTTCTTCTTCGACGGCCTGGGTCCGGCCAGCGTGCGGAAGCTGGCTCTCAGGATCAAGGTGGTGAACAAGGGCAGCAGCCTCAAGCGGGACACGCTGCTCGGGGAAAAGGAGCTGCCCCTGACCTCCCTGCTGCCCTTCTTGTAG